Proteins co-encoded in one Deltaproteobacteria bacterium genomic window:
- a CDS encoding FHA domain-containing protein gives MIPIFPAVQKLFEEKNLSIKNFDAVFNDIISTAGDGYFTISDKDGMAYLFVVGGRPYASGRTDKDGLSMLDVQDFFDAYSTLSTASVVFYKVEKKLLLSILVYFKKRPAHKFTADMVDMEKVLNELAQKGADSIIAARCGEKLGFCICLKGRPSFNYLPDGAHAQEQPKDGLLLYLFGQKGCVPSIEVFDDIQMTPVPDGISPKDELPKSLTAHYIKKPSASVSVKDVEVILMQADKIINQYAITKAETTIGRGTDSDILIDNPGVSRHHAVIKEKDGKFLVEDKGSANGTFIKGEKITTKEIKNGDSIQILNYALTFKYPQTADAEQTILPTQPVAAPPAQMPVAPEVKAKLGGQSKLVLEDGKEHILKSTVTTIGIGDDMELKLEGKGMAKHHASILRGKKGEFTIVHKGGRAATKVNEEKVQEHHLLKNGDVIELGQYKIKYVVS, from the coding sequence ATGATTCCAATATTTCCGGCTGTCCAAAAATTATTTGAGGAAAAAAACTTAAGCATCAAAAACTTTGACGCTGTTTTTAATGATATAATCTCCACGGCAGGCGACGGCTATTTTACCATTTCAGATAAGGACGGCATGGCGTATCTTTTTGTGGTAGGCGGAAGACCGTATGCCTCAGGCAGGACAGATAAAGATGGTCTGTCCATGCTTGATGTCCAGGATTTTTTTGACGCCTATTCAACTCTCAGCACAGCATCCGTTGTTTTTTATAAGGTTGAAAAAAAGCTCCTTTTAAGCATACTTGTTTATTTCAAGAAACGGCCGGCGCATAAATTTACGGCAGATATGGTTGATATGGAAAAGGTACTTAATGAGCTGGCTCAAAAAGGCGCTGACAGTATAATTGCCGCAAGATGCGGTGAAAAGCTGGGTTTTTGCATCTGCCTGAAGGGAAGACCGTCATTTAATTATCTTCCTGACGGCGCTCATGCGCAAGAGCAGCCAAAGGACGGGCTTCTTCTCTATCTCTTTGGCCAAAAGGGGTGTGTGCCATCTATAGAGGTTTTTGACGATATCCAGATGACCCCTGTGCCTGATGGAATCTCTCCAAAGGATGAGCTGCCAAAGAGTTTAACGGCTCATTACATAAAAAAACCAAGCGCCTCGGTATCGGTAAAAGACGTTGAAGTAATTCTCATGCAAGCTGATAAGATTATAAATCAATATGCGATTACAAAGGCAGAGACTACCATTGGCAGGGGGACAGACAGCGATATCTTAATAGATAACCCGGGGGTTTCGAGACATCATGCCGTGATAAAAGAAAAGGACGGCAAATTCCTTGTTGAAGACAAGGGAAGCGCAAACGGAACATTTATAAAAGGCGAAAAGATAACAACGAAAGAGATTAAAAACGGCGACAGTATACAGATATTAAATTACGCCCTTACATTTAAATATCCGCAGACTGCTGATGCAGAACAAACTATCCTTCCTACACAGCCTGTTGCCGCGCCGCCTGCCCAGATGCCTGTTGCTCCTGAGGTAAAAGCAAAATTAGGCGGACAATCAAAGCTTGTGCTTGAAGACGGCAAGGAGCATATTTTAAAATCTACAGTAACTACCATTGGCATCGGCGATGATATGGAATTAAAATTGGAGGGAAAAGGCATGGCGAAACATCATGCGAGTATCCTGAGGGGCAAGAAGGGCGAGTTTACAATAGTGCACAAAGGCGGCAGGGCGGCTACAAAGGTTAATGAAGAAAAGGTGCAGGAACACCACCTCCTCAAAAACGGCGATGTTATAGAATTAGGCCAGTATAAGATAAAATATGTGGTTTCGTAA
- a CDS encoding Stp1/IreP family PP2C-type Ser/Thr phosphatase: MNIKFSAKTDVGKKRKLNEDSFCAAGDIGLFLVADGMGGHLAGEIASQIAVEITKMSLSEWLKKGPPNSEIFVKAIQLANKGVFEMAEKGQEMKGMGTTIAGILICNGGFATANVGDSRIYRIRNNSIEQLSKDHSMVSTQLSMGLITAEEAKKSAYKNVITRAIGTDKTVEVDTRDEEAMKGDVILICSDGLSSLAEDKDMLDIVNRCGDNLDNACEELIGLANFNGGDDNITVVLVKFL; the protein is encoded by the coding sequence ATGAATATAAAATTTTCAGCAAAAACAGATGTGGGTAAAAAAAGAAAGCTCAACGAAGACAGCTTTTGCGCGGCAGGGGATATCGGGCTTTTTCTTGTAGCAGACGGCATGGGCGGCCACTTGGCAGGCGAGATAGCAAGCCAGATAGCAGTTGAGATAACAAAGATGAGCCTCTCTGAGTGGCTTAAAAAAGGGCCGCCAAATTCAGAAATATTCGTGAAGGCAATACAGCTTGCAAATAAGGGTGTTTTTGAGATGGCAGAAAAAGGGCAGGAAATGAAGGGCATGGGCACAACTATTGCCGGCATCCTTATTTGCAACGGCGGTTTTGCGACTGCAAATGTAGGCGACAGCAGAATTTACAGGATAAGAAATAACAGCATTGAACAACTTTCCAAAGACCATTCTATGGTGAGTACGCAGCTTTCAATGGGATTAATCACGGCAGAAGAGGCAAAGAAGTCAGCTTATAAAAATGTTATTACAAGAGCGATTGGAACTGATAAGACTGTTGAGGTGGATACGAGGGATGAGGAGGCGATGAAGGGCGATGTTATCCTTATCTGTTCCGACGGTCTGTCATCGCTTGCAGAGGATAAAGATATGCTTGATATTGTCAACAGGTGCGGCGACAATCTGGATAATGCCTGCGAAGAACTTATCGGTCTTGCAAATTTTAACGGCGGAGATGATAATATAACGGTAGTGTTGGTGAAGTTTTTATGA
- a CDS encoding FHA domain-containing protein has protein sequence MSKLILKFQGVLIKEYSLDKPSLTVGRKDDNDICIDHMAVSGHHARIDKREGNAESSYTVTDLNSTNGTFVNGKKMTTAVLKPNDWITIGRHILYFK, from the coding sequence ATGTCAAAACTTATCCTCAAATTCCAAGGTGTCCTCATAAAGGAATATAGCCTTGATAAACCTTCTTTAACTGTTGGGAGAAAAGATGATAATGACATATGTATTGACCATATGGCTGTTTCAGGCCATCACGCCCGTATAGATAAAAGAGAAGGCAATGCAGAGAGTTCTTATACCGTGACTGACCTCAACAGTACCAATGGCACCTTTGTAAACGGAAAGAAGATGACAACAGCCGTACTGAAGCCAAATGACTGGATAACTATCGGAAGGCATATCCTTTACTTTAAGTGA
- a CDS encoding TIGR02757 family protein: protein MKNLKHCLDKLYAAFDLKFLSPDPLEFVHQFKKPEDQELVGLVASSLAYGRVERILISVRTVLELMGNQPYRFIVNFNPQKDAKIFDGFVHRFNSGKDIACLIYFAQQMIEKSGSVERFFLKGYQPEDVNIKNSLVSFSERVLLLDSSPIYGKEKLPQHAGVRFFFPSPNNGSPCKRLNLYLRWMVRRGDKLDFGLWKNIPPDKLIIPLDTHIARISQNIGLTKRKNPDWKMAEEITDNLKKLDPNDPVKYDFALCRLGILEHCPKKKDYDKCDRCLIKKVCVL, encoded by the coding sequence ATGAAAAATCTAAAGCACTGCCTTGATAAGCTATATGCTGCATTTGACCTGAAATTTCTTTCACCCGACCCGCTTGAATTTGTTCATCAGTTTAAAAAACCGGAAGATCAGGAGCTTGTCGGTCTGGTCGCATCTTCGCTTGCGTATGGCCGGGTAGAGAGAATCCTGATAAGCGTAAGAACTGTGCTGGAACTGATGGGCAATCAGCCATACAGGTTTATTGTCAATTTCAACCCGCAAAAAGATGCAAAAATATTCGACGGTTTTGTCCACAGATTCAACAGCGGCAAGGATATTGCCTGTCTCATTTACTTTGCTCAGCAAATGATTGAGAAGAGCGGCTCTGTAGAAAGGTTTTTTTTAAAAGGTTATCAGCCGGAGGATGTGAATATAAAGAATAGTCTTGTAAGTTTTTCTGAAAGGGTATTACTGCTCGATTCGTCTCCTATCTATGGCAAAGAAAAACTCCCTCAGCATGCTGGTGTAAGATTTTTCTTTCCGTCTCCAAACAATGGCAGTCCATGCAAAAGACTAAATCTTTATCTAAGATGGATGGTAAGAAGGGGTGATAAGTTGGATTTCGGCCTCTGGAAGAATATACCTCCGGACAAGCTGATAATCCCTCTGGATACACATATCGCACGGATATCTCAAAATATCGGCCTTACCAAAAGGAAAAACCCTGACTGGAAAATGGCAGAGGAGATTACTGATAATTTAAAAAAGCTGGACCCAAATGACCCTGTTAAATATGACTTTGCCTTATGCAGGCTTGGGATATTAGAGCATTGTCCGAAGAAAAAAGATTATGATAAATGCGATAGGTGCCTTATAAAAAAGGTGTGTGTATTATAA
- a CDS encoding ferritin family protein, whose amino-acid sequence MPHKTPLGLETIKKKELVQLLRASIAAAMDAVNRYEQMAALIETTEVKNIFLDLAKEEKEHAGKLHALLLRKDNEQEKASEEGKRKVDEISSTSKTTVKPLEEQKVIKPTHLAAETKKPRPIPPIWKTTINSPEEPKPIRQIDSTPKTEKPHTASFSDTKDTRKPGNNLAAGEINICSNCGYKANGPAPNRCPVCGVQAEGFKRS is encoded by the coding sequence ATGCCGCATAAGACACCCTTAGGTTTGGAAACAATCAAGAAAAAAGAGCTTGTTCAACTATTAAGAGCATCCATAGCAGCTGCTATGGATGCCGTCAATCGTTATGAGCAAATGGCTGCATTGATTGAAACAACAGAAGTAAAAAACATTTTTTTGGACCTGGCAAAAGAAGAAAAGGAGCATGCGGGAAAACTCCATGCCCTCTTATTAAGAAAAGACAACGAACAGGAAAAGGCATCGGAGGAAGGCAAAAGAAAGGTTGATGAAATATCTTCCACCAGTAAGACAACGGTAAAACCATTAGAAGAACAAAAGGTAATAAAACCCACCCATTTGGCTGCTGAAACAAAGAAACCTCGGCCTATTCCGCCGATATGGAAGACTACAATAAATTCTCCGGAAGAACCCAAGCCTATAAGACAGATTGATTCAACCCCGAAAACAGAAAAACCGCATACGGCTTCTTTTTCAGATACAAAGGATACAAGGAAGCCAGGAAATAATTTAGCAGCAGGCGAAATTAATATCTGTTCTAATTGTGGCTATAAAGCAAATGGCCCCGCCCCTAACAGGTGTCCTGTATGCGGCGTACAGGCAGAGGGATTTAAAAGGTCGTAG